The DNA window GCTGTCAGGGTGTGTACTAGCCAGGGAGCTGCACTGACTAGtcttcagtgaagaaacagaGCCTGAGGAGGGCTCAGTGCATTCATCCGTCAGCTTGCTGCTGATACTGTGAATTGCCATGCCCTTGCTGGGCACCTATTGCATTAGCCCGTGGTGTATGTGGTAGCTGTGGCTTTGCAGAGGTTTCTCTGCAATCACCCATGTATCTGCGTGCTTGTAAATCCGATCATGTTGCTGTTTTGAGTGTGCCCCACACAGCCTGCTCCATAACGTCTGCCTGAAGGGGACTCACTGGGGCCTATCTTTGGGTTTATAAAGAGCTCTGCCTTCCTAAGCAGTGTGTCTCTTCCCTGTTGCTCTGGGTTTAAGCACAGTGTTGAGGCCATATCTCAACCAACAAGGACACAAGCCCCTGGCTCCCCATGCCATGGGGTAAGGTTGGTACAACTGAGGGCTTGTTTCATTCATACCATGAACTGAGAGACTGGACAGCTGGTgaagcagctcccagcagcagcctgctcGTGAAACCCTTGCACAAAGTTTCAcagctcctttctctcctccacaGGGTTTTCAGTCACCCAGGGGATACAGCACATTCACAGCCATTCCTGTTTGACAGCATGTTACCAGTACTGCAGGGCAGGCCCCTGATCCTGGCTAGAATACACCCTCACCCAGGTGCTGGGTAGCCCTGGGAGCCGAGGGTTACCTGCACCACTCACAGCAAGAGGCCCTGTCTCTGCCAGCCACTGTCACGGCTCTGTGTGCTCTGGGCTGGCTGGCTCTCCTACCCTGGCACTGTTGGTACTGGCAACCTTTTCTCTTAGAGGACTGCTTGTCCTTGGCAGAAGGGGACTGTGCAGAGTCTCTGTAATGAGATGGGGCTGAGATTGAGccagaaaaagcacagaatcCATGTCAAGAGGGACCACAGCCAGGCAGGGAGACAGGGCTCTGGGCTGAGCTCAAATAGTACTCCCAGTGGGGGTGTTTTGGTCCAGGTGGTGTTCATTGTGGCCATTAAGGTCTATTCATGTACTCTGGGCCCTAGAAAGCACAGATGAAGTCGTCTTAAAACCAGGCAGTGTTCAAGTATGCTGTTCCTCTGGGTGAAGCTGTAGGGCAGCCTGAGGTCTACTGGCACAAGCCCCCCATCTCTATCACCCAACCTCAGTTATACAGATGAGATGAAAGTGCATGATGTGGCAATGCTCCCTAGAGCCGAAGCCTGACCCAACGGCATGGCAAGCCAGTGAAGCCGCCAGCTGTGGGTTTGCACTCCAGTCACGAAAGGAAAATCCTCTGGGTTGCACCACATGCCTCTTAGCCAGCTCAGCCAGTCCAGCATGTGCACGGCAGCACCTGGCCAGCCCTCCCACCCTACAGCAGTCATGAGCTTTGCCGTGGCTGCAGGACCGCAGGCAGGTGGAACACTGGCATGGACAGGATTTGGGGTGATGAGGGCTGTTTGAGCTGTACCAAAACATCTTAGCTCCACTTTTTCCCAAACACAGGGTGCTTTTTGTCCAAGCAGTTCTTACAGCCATTAGGGTCTTCCTCTCCAGGAGGAGTATGGCAGCAACTCTGCATCTGTGGCTTGTTCCCACATTCATGTGTATTCCCAAAGTTGCTCATGGCTCACTTGCAGGACCCTCCATGGGCTTCATGGTGTCACCTGCCATCACCAGTGCAGAGCCCCACTGAGGCACAGactgccctgctgccctctCACCTCTGTTCTGCTTCTCTCCACCTCTGCCAACAAGACCTTTGCTCACTTCTTGTGCCTGTCATATGTACCATTCCTCTGAGCATGGGTGCCAGCCCAGCGATAGGAAGGATGAGATGGGTGCTTTCTCCTTGGTTTGTCCCACAGCAACTCCGCCCACTGGGAAGGACCCAAGTGGACGTTGTCTGTGTACACTGCCTGTCATGCTGCCTGTCCTGGGTGCTTGCCAGACACAGAGCACCGCAGCTTTCCCACTAATATCAACAAGCCAGTCTTGACTGAAATGCCATGGCTTGACCCTGGCACGCTCCCGCCCTCCCCTGTGCCTGGCAGCACAGTTTGGCTGGGCCGGAGCACAGCAGGGGCAAAGTCCAGGGCTGCACAGCCTCTTGTGGCCAccaagggagaagggaaggttCAAAGGCAACCTGCACAGAGGTTTCATAGCACAGCGGTGGGGTCAAGAGCTGGGAGAAGCCTCCTGTCCCTGTTGTCCTTGGGCAGGCCCTGCAGAGCTTCCAAAAGAGCCAAAATCCAGCTGAGAGTGGAGCAGGGAGGGTAGCACTGCTATTGCTGCCTCCTTGCCATCCCTGTGCTGATCTCACGCCCGGTAAGAGATACTTTCGATGCTTTTCTACGGGCAGGCACAGAGTGTGGGTTGGCAGCTTGGTGCCTCTGCCCCAGGCATAGATCAGCCTTTGCTAACAGCGAGGGATAGAAAGCTTTATTGCGCTTGCTGCAAACATACTAGGAGTTTTAGAAGGTTAAAACCATTTCATCTGCAGAGCCTGGCCTCTCCACAGCCCTTTGTCTTGCTCAACTCCAGGGCAAGGCTCCCTGGACACGAGAGAGAGCAAATTTCCCCTGCAGCTCTTAGGGTCTGTCTGGCTGCAAGCATGCTGGGAGCCAGCAGTGCACTCCTGAACCGCCTGGTCTGTGCCTCCTGCTGCCTGGGAGACCCTTTTCCTAGCCAGCCCCCACTGCTCTTCTCACCGGGGTCCTGCTGACCCCAGGACTCCGATGACCCAGGAGCAAGCCACAGCTATGGGGACACTATGCCAACATGCCCAGCCCAGGGGCACAGGGGACGTGGGCAACACGGTGCTTGGTGCCACCAGAGCAGCTGGAGCCGCCTGTACCCCAGGTACCAGCATAAACAGGGTTAGGCTGATCCTCATAATCCCAGAGGTAAAAGTTGAGGACAGCATTTGTCTAACCAGCGTGCATGCCACAGCAACCGCCTGTGTCCCTGCCTCTCCTGCAACCCCCTGTCCCCAGTCTACTCAGATGATGGGTCCTAGCAAGGTGCCTGGGATGGCCCTTACCCTACCATCCAAGGCTGCAGAGAGAGCTGCTCCCAGCAAAGCCAGCGAGGTGGCTGGGAGCCAGCCAGGCACTGGCTTCCTCTCCCCAGCCCGATGGGAGGCGTGACGGAAGAGGAGGCCCTGCTGGAGTTAGGCTGCTGTCTGGCGTCATGGCTCAGGGCAGCCCAGCAGAGACCTTCGCGCAGCTCCCggcctgctcctgcagctgcaggttgGTTAAGGCTCTCCCCATGGGCTGCGGGCACAGAGCAGGCACTGGGTAGTGCAACGGGCATCTCCCCAGGGAACGAGCTGGGCCAAGGGCAGGCAAAGAGACCACTGCAGATGCAGGAGGGAGCCAGTGGTACTCAAGGCAGGGCACGGCATGCTGAATTTCCTTCATTGCCAGGACTGGGCACGGGCAGGGAGATTTCAAGACTCCCTGGCGCTTGGTAGCATTTCTCCCTGTGGCCTCCAGAGACAATGTCACGGCAGTGCAAAACCCCAGCAATGGCCAGATCACTTGGTGGAGCGGAAGCTGCCTCTCAGCTTAGCAACTCTTTGGAGCACAGGGACAAAATTTTGTATGGCTGCCCCCCTCACCTCTCAGTCCCACTCTCCAGCACTGTCCCCAGGCAGAGACCCAGCAGTGGAGGGCagcatggcaaagagggtggcCATCATTGGAGGGGGCAGCAGCGGGCTGTGTGCCATCAAAGCCTGCCTGCaagaggggctggagcccatCTGCTTCGAGAGGACCGGAGACATCGGAGGGCTCTGGAGGTTTGAGGTAATACCTGCAATCTGCACATCATACTGGGGGGCAGCATGGCTGTGATGGGGTCCTTgagggaggctgagggcagtGGCTCCACACAAAGGGCGACCACATCAGCTCCAGCCATCCCTCCCCATCGCTGCCCctgatccagcactgagccgtTCCTCGCTCCCACAGGAGCACCCTGAAGAGGGCCGAGCTAGCATATACCGTTCTGTAATCATCAACACCTCCAAGGAGATGATGTGCTTCAGCGACTTCCCCGTCCCTGAGGACTTCCCCAACTACATGCACAACTCCAAGATCATGGAGTACTTCCGCATGTACGCCCAGCGCTTCAACCTGCTCCGCCACATCCGCTTCAGGGTGAGAGACGGGTAGTCTGGGGGATGGCAGTGGAGGGGCCGAGAGAGATAGGGTGCCTGACGCCCTCTCCCCTTGCTCCCAGACCAGCGTGCGCCGCATGGCCAAGTGCCCCGACTTCACCACCACGGGCCAGTGGGAAGTGGTGACGGAGAGTGATGGGAAGCAGGAGACGGCCGTCTTCGATGCTGTGCTGGTGTGCACTGGGCATCACACTGAGGCTCACCTCCCACTGAGCACCTTCCCAGGTACTGCACCATGGGCTGGTGCAAGGAGAAACCCCAGAAAGCTTGACCACATGAACCTCTCTTGTCCCTGCTGCTCCAACCTCAGCGTTTCTCTGCCTTGTTCTGACTCGGGGAGTGCTTCCACACTCCCAAAGAGGGGTATGGCAGAGTCATAGAGGGTCCCCACTTCAGTTTTTGAGGAGGTGACCCTCCAGCCCAGCACCAGGAAGCCAAGCATCCCTTTTCCCACCCACAGGCATTGAGAACTTCAAGGGCCGCTACCTCCACAGCCGAGACTACAAGGATGCCCGGGATTTCACAGACAAGAGGGTTGTTGTCATTGGGATTGGGAATTCAGGGTCAGACCTGGCCGTGGAGATCAGCCAAACAGCCAAGCAGGCGAGTggtgggagcagggtcctgggGCACAGGGCAGCTCCCCGTTGGACACTGCCAGCTCCATGAGGACACCAGGACCAaggtgctggcacagctgcCACTCCCTTCCAGCAATCGCTGCATTCGGCACTCCCAGTTGTCAGCTGCAGCTGTGACTCGATCCCACACAGACACACCAGTTTCCATCCCcaagagctgggctggggctgcctcTGGTGCTCTTCCCTACCTGCCCCTGCCAGTTGCCCACCCCTGGCTCCCTTTGCCTTCTGGGTCTTTGCCCGGAGGGCAGCATGAAGAGGAGTGATCCCAGGGCAAGGACATGCTCTCCAGGACTGTCACAGACTTCAGGAGGCAATGCTTCCTTCCTCACATAGGTCTTCCTTAGCACCCGCCGAGGCGCATGGGTCCTCAACCGTGTCGGAGATGAGGGTTACCCCATCGATACTGTCTTAACCACTCGCATGAATACATTCCTGAAGGACCTGCTGAGCCTGTCCATGACGAACAACTACATGGAGAAGCGGCTAACTGCGAGGTTTGACCATTCGCACTACGGCCTGAAGCCAAAGCACAGGTGCCAGCAAACACTCCTCCTGCCAAGTAGGGCCCCCCTGGTTTCTGCTATGTCCAGTTCCATTTGGCCATTTCCACGAGGCCTGTGCCTGGGCTAGGGCTGAGGCACCAGCCCTGGAAAGCTATTTAATAACTGTGGGATGCCCAGGCAATGCTTGAGGGAGCGATCACTGTCCCTTCTGGGAACTCTTGGTgacaccacagcagcagctgccaagcATCCCTGGGGAACCAGGCCCATTGGTCATGAGCATCCTtggggctgagcatccctgggaaTGAGCATCCTTGGAGCAGGGAGCAGTGGCCAAAGCAGGACGTGGAGGAAAGACTCCGCACCACGGAACTCTGATTGTTCCTTGTGCCTTTCAGGGTCTTTGACCAGCACCCAACCATCAACGATGACCTGCCCAACCGCATCATTTCGGGCAGAGTGCTGGTGAAGCCAAACATCCAGAAGTTCACGGAGACATCTGCCATCTTTGATGATGGCACCAGGGAAGATATCGATGTTGTGGTCTTCGCCACAGGATACAGTTTCTCATTCCCCTTCCTCGCGGGTTATGTGAAGGTGGTGGAAAACCAGATTCCGCTCTACAAATTCATGTTCCCCCCTCACATGGAGAAACCGACTCTGGCTTTCATTGGCCTCATACAGCCCCTAGGTGCCATCATGCCCATATCTGAGCTCCAGTGCCGTTGGGCCACTCGTGTCTTCAAGGGTAAGTGAGGCAAACCTTCTCTGTGGCTTCAGGCTGAGCATGCACAGCAAGCCCAGCCGCATTTaggaagcagcagctggctGTGCCATCCTGGCTGCAGGTGATGGCACAGCCACCTTGCAGCCGTCATAGCGAGCCAGGCTTTTGCCTGAGCAGCAGAAGGATATCTGTACCCTGAGCCCCACAAGCTGCTCCTTCCTATCCCAAGGAGCTTGGACATGCCTCGGGTGCCAAACCTCCAACCGCAGTGGTGCTGGCAGGGGCACGCAGGCAAGGGCTGCACCACAATGACCACTGTTGCCAGCGAAGTGCAGCACCCCGTAGCTGTGGCTCATTCTCCCTAGGGCTGAACAAGCTGCCCCCACGGCAGGACATGGAGGCTGACatcaagcagaagaaagaagcaaTGGCAAAGAGGTAAGACCCCGCCAGGAATGGGGAGAGGGACAGTTTGGGCATGGCTGTTCATGGGCACCTGATTTGGCCATGCCAAGACTTGGCAGGGATGCACTTTGCCACACTACCTTGACCCTACTAATCCTTCCCAATGGTGGTTCATCCACTACTGCTTTGCCAGTGTGTGGGgcatctgccagctctgccaTCAGTGCCTGCTTGCCCTCTCTGCCCACAGGTACGTGAAGAGCCAACGGCACACCATCCAGGTGGATTTCATCCCCTACATGGATGAGCTTGCAAGCCAGATTGGGGTGAAGCCCAACCTGCTCAGACTCCTCCTCACCGACCCCAGGCTGGCACTGGAGGTGTTCTTCGGGCCCTGCACACCGTACCAGTACCGCCTGCAGGGGCCGGGCAAGTGGGCAGGTGCCCGGGAGGCCATCCTCAGCCAGCGGCAGCGCATCATCAAGCCCTTGCAGACGCGGCATGTGGAGGAGTGCCCCATGGACCCTGCCATGCCCCTTGTCTTCAAGCTGGTTGGGGCTGTGGCCATCCTTGCTGTCATTTTTGCTTACTTGTAGGTGCCTGCTCCTGTTGCGCTGCCCACATGGAAGGGAGACTTCGTGGTGTACCAGTGGGGCTGGCTGGCCACCCCCTATCTCATGGCAGCCTGTGCACACCAGTGCTGACAGAAGCCCTCATCCTGCCCGGCACAGCCCCACTGCAGCCACAGTGCAAGCTTGAGATACATAAAGCTCCCTGGCTGCTAAAACAACACCTTAGTGCCTGCCCTGCACCATCTCCTGGAAAGCCACAACTGGAGATGGACAAGGAAACCAGCTCACACGCAAGGTAAaatccagctctctcagccagcACTTTCAACCTAGCAGGAATGCATCCTATAACCCGGCTGAGCTGTCACTGGCTACACTTACACAAGagcaaagcagcaaagaaacaacAGACTTTCTAACTGGATAAAAGTGTGTTAAACAGAGCCAAGTGTCTGTCTGTTACTGACACCACCCTGTCCCTCGGCATGCCGGGGGAACGTGTATAGGGTTTGGGTCAGCCTTGTGctggcagcacagctccagctccacGGCAGCATGGGCTGCATGAACACACACGCATGCACGTGCCTGTATCTACAGCAAACTCACCTGGCCACAAGTGTGCACTGCCAGAGCTGTCACAGTGGCACGGCTCAGTGCCACCCTTGTCACCTGCATGCAGCCCCTCTGGAGGACAGCGGGGTGGGCTGGGGACCTGAGTGGTGACAGGGGGTCCTGGCCACAATACACTGAGGCTGGCATGGCTGCGAGCCCCCAGTGCCCTG is part of the Phaenicophaeus curvirostris isolate KB17595 chromosome 8, BPBGC_Pcur_1.0, whole genome shotgun sequence genome and encodes:
- the LOC138723430 gene encoding flavin-containing monooxygenase 5-like isoform X2 translates to MGGVTEEEALLELGCCLASWLRAAQQRPSRSSRPAPAAAALSPGRDPAVEGSMAKRVAIIGGGSSGLCAIKACLQEGLEPICFERTGDIGGLWRFEEHPEEGRASIYRSVIINTSKEMMCFSDFPVPEDFPNYMHNSKIMEYFRMYAQRFNLLRHIRFRTSVRRMAKCPDFTTTGQWEVVTESDGKQETAVFDAVLVCTGHHTEAHLPLSTFPGIENFKGRYLHSRDYKDARDFTDKRVVVIGIGNSGSDLAVEISQTAKQVFLSTRRGAWVLNRVGDEGYPIDTVLTTRMNTFLKDLLSLSMTNNYMEKRLTARFDHSHYGLKPKHRVFDQHPTINDDLPNRIISGRVLVKPNIQKFTETSAIFDDGTREDIDVVVFATGYSFSFPFLAGYVKVVENQIPLYKFMFPPHMEKPTLAFIGLIQPLGAIMPISELQCRWATRVFKGLNKLPPRQDMEADIKQKKEAMAKRYVKSQRHTIQVDFIPYMDELASQIGVKPNLLRLLLTDPRLALEVFFGPCTPYQYRLQGPGKWAGAREAILSQRQRIIKPLQTRHVEECPMDPAMPLVFKLVGAVAILAVIFAYL
- the LOC138723430 gene encoding flavin-containing monooxygenase 5-like isoform X1 gives rise to the protein MGGVTEEEALLELGCCLASWLRAAQQRPSRSSRPAPAAAALSPGRDPAVEGSMAKRVAIIGGGSSGLCAIKACLQEGLEPICFERTGDIGGLWRFEEHPEEGRASIYRSVIINTSKEMMCFSDFPVPEDFPNYMHNSKIMEYFRMYAQRFNLLRHIRFRTSVRRMAKCPDFTTTGQWEVVTESDGKQETAVFDAVLVCTGHHTEAHLPLSTFPGIENFKGRYLHSRDYKDARDFTDKRVVVIGIGNSGSDLAVEISQTAKQVFLSTRRGAWVLNRVGDEGYPIDTVLTTRMNTFLKDLLSLSMTNNYMEKRLTARFDHSHYGLKPKHRVFDQHPTINDDLPNRIISGRVLVKPNIQKFTETSAIFDDGTREDIDVVVFATGYSFSFPFLAGYVKVVENQIPLYKFMFPPHMEKPTLAFIGLIQPLGAIMPISELQCRWATRVFKGLNKLPPRQDMEADIKQKKEAMAKRYVKSQRHTIQVDFIPYMDELASQIGVKPNLLNLFLTDPRLALEVFFGACTPYQYRLQGPGKWAGARKAILTQRQRVLRPLQSRVEDGSSRSSILARILKIFFSISLILTTLAYVSLSP
- the LOC138723430 gene encoding flavin-containing monooxygenase 5-like isoform X4; its protein translation is MMCFSDFPVPEDFPNYMHNSKIMEYFRMYAQRFNLLRHIRFRTSVRRMAKCPDFTTTGQWEVVTESDGKQETAVFDAVLVCTGHHTEAHLPLSTFPGIENFKGRYLHSRDYKDARDFTDKRVVVIGIGNSGSDLAVEISQTAKQVFLSTRRGAWVLNRVGDEGYPIDTVLTTRMNTFLKDLLSLSMTNNYMEKRLTARFDHSHYGLKPKHRVFDQHPTINDDLPNRIISGRVLVKPNIQKFTETSAIFDDGTREDIDVVVFATGYSFSFPFLAGYVKVVENQIPLYKFMFPPHMEKPTLAFIGLIQPLGAIMPISELQCRWATRVFKGLNKLPPRQDMEADIKQKKEAMAKRYVKSQRHTIQVDFIPYMDELASQIGVKPNLLNLFLTDPRLALEVFFGACTPYQYRLQGPGKWAGARKAILTQRQRVLRPLQSRVEDGSSRSSILARILKIFFSISLILTTLAYVSLSP
- the LOC138723430 gene encoding flavin-containing monooxygenase 5-like isoform X3 encodes the protein MAKRVAIIGGGSSGLCAIKACLQEGLEPICFERTGDIGGLWRFEEHPEEGRASIYRSVIINTSKEMMCFSDFPVPEDFPNYMHNSKIMEYFRMYAQRFNLLRHIRFRTSVRRMAKCPDFTTTGQWEVVTESDGKQETAVFDAVLVCTGHHTEAHLPLSTFPGIENFKGRYLHSRDYKDARDFTDKRVVVIGIGNSGSDLAVEISQTAKQVFLSTRRGAWVLNRVGDEGYPIDTVLTTRMNTFLKDLLSLSMTNNYMEKRLTARFDHSHYGLKPKHRVFDQHPTINDDLPNRIISGRVLVKPNIQKFTETSAIFDDGTREDIDVVVFATGYSFSFPFLAGYVKVVENQIPLYKFMFPPHMEKPTLAFIGLIQPLGAIMPISELQCRWATRVFKGLNKLPPRQDMEADIKQKKEAMAKRYVKSQRHTIQVDFIPYMDELASQIGVKPNLLNLFLTDPRLALEVFFGACTPYQYRLQGPGKWAGARKAILTQRQRVLRPLQSRVEDGSSRSSILARILKIFFSISLILTTLAYVSLSP